Sequence from the Fulvivirga ligni genome:
ATTGCTACAGGGTTTCCAGACAAAGTACCAGCCTGATAAACAGGACCTACAGGAGAAACAAACTCCATGATCTCCCTTTTACCACCATAGGCACCTACCGGCATTCCTCCGCCAATAATTTTACCCATAGTTGTGAGATCAGCAGAAACATTAAAAAGCTCCTGCGCCCCACCTCTGGCCAGTCTAAAGCCAGTCATTACTTCATCAAAAATGAGAACAATCCCATGTTGATCACATAAAGATCTTAGCCCTTGTAAATAACCTTCTACCGGAGTTATACAGCCCATATTACCTGCTACTGGCTCAAGTATAATGGCGGCAATATTATCCGGATTACTTTCTATCAGGTGTTTTACTGCTACCAGGTCATTGAAAGGAGCTGTTAAAGTATCTTTAGCTACTCCCTCAGTTACTCCCGGGCTATTGGGTACGCCCATAGTGGCAGCACCACTACCGGCAGCGATTAAAAATGAATCACCATGGCCGTGGTAGCAACCTTCAAATTTTATGATTTTTTCTCTGTTAGTATATCCTCTGGCTAATCGTATGGCCGACATAGTGGCTTCAGTACCAGAGTTTACCATTCGCACCTTTTCAACAGAAGGCACCATTTTACAGATAAGCTCTGCAATGATAATTTCCTTCTCCGTTGGTGCCCCGAAAGATAAAGATGATTTAATAGCCTCAGCAACAGCACCTTCTATATCAGGATGGCTATGACCTAAAATCATAGGCCCCCAGGAATTGATCAGATCTACATACTCATTATCATCAGCATCATACATAAATGCACCCTTAGCTGATTTTATAAATAACGGATCTCCTCCTACTGATTTAAATGCTCTTACGGGAGAGTTAACCCCGCCTGGTATAAATTTCTGTGCTTTACTGAATAATTCTTTACTATTATCAATCTTCATTCTTATCTTCTATTTCATACAACACTTCTACTCCTTCCGGACCAAAATTCAAGATGGGAACTAACGCATTATCCTGACTGCTTTGATAGCTGTAACCAGGAGTTAAATAACCTGGCATAAATTTCTCCTTCTCCCAACCCAGTTGAAAATACTTTCCATATTCTTCCAGGCTTTTACCCATGAAAAGCATCATATCATAACCAATGGCAGAATAGTTAGTAGGAGCTATTTTATGTCTTGAGATATAATTCTTTCTAAAAGTTTCGTAAGCAGGGTTATCCGTAGGCATATATAAAGGTGCGTATAAGGCCGCTCCTAATTTCTGATATACATCGTAACCTACTACAGAAAGTTCCAGCCAATCAGCTGATCCTACCACAAGCACAGAGTCACCTCGGGTTTGCACGGCACTGATCACTTTGGTATATATAAGCTCATCTTTAGAGGCAACAAAAATATGTCCTAAGCTGCCTTTTTTAATTTTCAATCTTAAAGCTTCATCATCAGGACCACCTATTTTTCCTTTGTTCACCAGCATATCAAGGATACTTCTACTTTTGTCCTTTTCAATCATTTGAGAAGATATAATATTAAAACCTTCCGCTTCGATTTCCTTTTTATAAGCATTCGCCACAATTGAATCGCCCGCTGCCTCACCGTAGAATATAAGGCCTGTTTTATTGAAAGCATGCTTTGCTACATAATCAGCTGTTTTCTTCCCTACTGTCTCATCACTTGGGCTAAATAGAAAGGAGTATGGGTTCTGACCAATCACATCTGCGTCAGATGAAAGCGGATTGATCATGTTAATTTTATTCTTAAAAGAAAAATCCTGAACTAACTCTCTAGGGCCTGAAAACAACGGACCGATGATTAAATCCATAGATTTCAATTCTTCTTTCTCCAGAATTTTTTGCGTTGTCTCTTTGCTTCGCTTAGTATCATAAGCATAGAGCTCTACATTAATTCCTTGCTGCTTGAGAGTATCCATGGCTAGCCTCATGCCTTCGTAAAGATCGAGCACAAGCTGATTTACTTTAGGCCTTTCGTTAGCTTCCAGTCTGTTCATAAGGAAAGGGAAAAGTACTGCTACCCTATACCTATCTTTATGCTCTGACTTTTCTATTCTAACTATATTGAAATCATCCTTATTAAGATCGAATTTGTCAATTAGCTCTGAAAGCAGTTCTTTATCCTGACTTACCAATGGCTGAGCAGCAATTTTCTTAGCCAATACTTCAGCCAATACTGCATCTTTAGGATGATTTTGATATAACTGCTCAAGGTTATCTATTACTTCTACCTGATCCAGATAGTGATATTTCAGGTTATAGACATCCTTTTTATATGCTTTGTCATTTATCGCATTTAGAGCCGTGATACCCTGATTATACTCCTTAGATTCTAAATAAATCTTACCCAACCAGTAGTTTACCTCATTAACTTTTGACCATTTTGGGTACTTCTCTCGTATCTGCAAAAAGGCCGTTTTAGCCATAGGAGCATAGCCTTGGTTATAAGCGGAGATAGCATAGTAAAAAGAAGCATATTGTACGAATGGATTATTAGCCTCCTCAGCCATAAGCGGCTTAAAGGCTTCCATTGCCAAACTATAACTCTTATCATTGAATAGAGCCTTGGCATTAAGGTACTGCTGCTGCTTACTACCTTGAGCAAATATGGAGTTAAAACAAAGTAAAAAGCCGACTAGAAATAATAGGTTTTTA
This genomic interval carries:
- the hemL gene encoding glutamate-1-semialdehyde 2,1-aminomutase — protein: MKIDNSKELFSKAQKFIPGGVNSPVRAFKSVGGDPLFIKSAKGAFMYDADDNEYVDLINSWGPMILGHSHPDIEGAVAEAIKSSLSFGAPTEKEIIIAELICKMVPSVEKVRMVNSGTEATMSAIRLARGYTNREKIIKFEGCYHGHGDSFLIAAGSGAATMGVPNSPGVTEGVAKDTLTAPFNDLVAVKHLIESNPDNIAAIILEPVAGNMGCITPVEGYLQGLRSLCDQHGIVLIFDEVMTGFRLARGGAQELFNVSADLTTMGKIIGGGMPVGAYGGKREIMEFVSPVGPVYQAGTLSGNPVAMAAGYAMLSYLYSNPAVYEQLDATTKQIEAGFRDNLTKLGLDYTINQLGSMISIFFSNQKITDFESAKTCDTELFGKYFRGMLNEGIYLAPSQFETLFISTEITENLVQKIVDANYKVLQDIH
- a CDS encoding ABC transporter substrate-binding protein; its protein translation is MNSKNLLFLVGFLLCFNSIFAQGSKQQQYLNAKALFNDKSYSLAMEAFKPLMAEEANNPFVQYASFYYAISAYNQGYAPMAKTAFLQIREKYPKWSKVNEVNYWLGKIYLESKEYNQGITALNAINDKAYKKDVYNLKYHYLDQVEVIDNLEQLYQNHPKDAVLAEVLAKKIAAQPLVSQDKELLSELIDKFDLNKDDFNIVRIEKSEHKDRYRVAVLFPFLMNRLEANERPKVNQLVLDLYEGMRLAMDTLKQQGINVELYAYDTKRSKETTQKILEKEELKSMDLIIGPLFSGPRELVQDFSFKNKINMINPLSSDADVIGQNPYSFLFSPSDETVGKKTADYVAKHAFNKTGLIFYGEAAGDSIVANAYKKEIEAEGFNIISSQMIEKDKSRSILDMLVNKGKIGGPDDEALRLKIKKGSLGHIFVASKDELIYTKVISAVQTRGDSVLVVGSADWLELSVVGYDVYQKLGAALYAPLYMPTDNPAYETFRKNYISRHKIAPTNYSAIGYDMMLFMGKSLEEYGKYFQLGWEKEKFMPGYLTPGYSYQSSQDNALVPILNFGPEGVEVLYEIEDKNED